In Desulfovibrio ferrophilus, a genomic segment contains:
- a CDS encoding CopG family transcriptional regulator, with the protein MGKDLKHTTVRLSEDERAGLDKRRKREGGTRSAHIRLAVHRYLNTEPPELSPKVLERLNLLEQALAPLGSNLNQIARRLNQFKADGLNVGDLEDVQGDLLDLFTDMRDEMIEVQDELTEQLRLR; encoded by the coding sequence ATGGGAAAAGACTTGAAACATACGACAGTCCGTTTGTCGGAAGACGAACGTGCAGGACTAGACAAGCGCCGGAAGCGGGAGGGAGGTACGCGATCCGCACACATCCGTTTGGCCGTGCATCGCTATCTGAACACAGAGCCGCCCGAATTATCGCCCAAGGTTTTAGAGCGTTTGAATCTTTTGGAACAGGCTCTAGCTCCACTCGGCTCCAACCTGAATCAGATTGCCCGGCGTTTGAACCAGTTCAAGGCAGATGGATTGAATGTTGGCGATTTGGAAGACGTACAAGGTGACCTTTTAGATTTGTTCACAGACATGCGCGATGAAATGATTGAGGTTCAGGATGAGCTCACAGAACAATTACGATTACGATGA
- a CDS encoding relaxase/mobilization nuclease domain-containing protein produces the protein MSSQNNYDYDDEQTGGRGGGSKGGRVKIPTSQSGGSGKTGSGSSGQAAKPSQAVIKHISSPKGPGVRRSLDYIARLELEGQEGEHLNELQDELDLPEVPQAPPGMMREIRDAERAQNAELTAIRDERREIYKELGPERQKERGSEIVRQAGLAFTGAQAKDKTKLPPVVQGKLPRVKAQPVLTPEQNKYFQERTFKARIKYREDYARAIRTNYADKAVKTALESAQERRNVQAMAVNKISKSQKAKRDRALKRTEILFKKTLRDIETGDHFYTRSQKAKRTSGKNSQEKKQEAHVKLIRDDGGWITTREGIKKHNDRWQKQFKAVKVKGRKGKTRDTMHFTFSAGADQTPENREKVLAAAQAVAKKHFKGHEYVIGLHQDAKHPHVHVLLNTHPKLREKGKTQKFHYTNSVREESRKDFGRELSMRGLEHIATRKSQEKPPHLHEQIGKQLASLERRERQFQRGMKRKAPRRDVPGHREAVRKQLGRMQTAIDKASWGTMQKGEAQKAVRNFSKDFERRHKKLNVHELNSTMRSIEGNVKGLENDSEDARGMKGSNKRQRGKTIENLGKTGLGQIERARKAIRESKQLPKEQRLDALKLLKGHERSIHKAMGRSKGR, from the coding sequence ATGAGCTCACAGAACAATTACGATTACGATGATGAGCAAACCGGCGGACGTGGCGGAGGCAGTAAAGGCGGTAGGGTAAAAATCCCCACAAGCCAGAGCGGGGGAAGTGGGAAAACCGGCTCCGGGAGCTCAGGCCAAGCCGCGAAGCCTTCACAGGCAGTCATAAAACACATTAGCAGCCCGAAAGGGCCGGGTGTTCGTCGATCTTTGGATTATATTGCGAGGCTTGAGCTTGAAGGACAAGAAGGCGAACACCTGAATGAACTTCAAGACGAGCTCGATTTGCCCGAAGTGCCCCAAGCGCCACCCGGTATGATGCGTGAAATTAGGGATGCGGAGAGGGCGCAAAATGCAGAATTAACAGCGATCCGCGACGAGCGCCGCGAGATATACAAAGAGTTAGGACCGGAACGCCAGAAGGAGCGGGGCAGTGAGATTGTGCGACAAGCCGGGCTCGCGTTTACCGGAGCCCAGGCCAAAGACAAAACGAAGTTGCCACCTGTAGTGCAAGGCAAATTGCCTCGCGTAAAAGCGCAGCCGGTTTTGACTCCCGAACAGAATAAATATTTTCAGGAGCGGACGTTCAAGGCCAGGATCAAATATCGAGAAGATTACGCCCGTGCAATCCGTACGAACTACGCCGACAAGGCCGTCAAGACTGCACTTGAAAGCGCCCAGGAACGCCGAAATGTTCAAGCTATGGCCGTTAATAAAATTTCGAAATCACAAAAAGCCAAGCGTGATAGGGCACTAAAACGCACCGAAATACTATTCAAGAAGACCTTGCGCGACATTGAGACAGGAGATCATTTCTACACCCGGTCACAAAAGGCAAAAAGAACCAGTGGGAAGAATTCCCAAGAAAAGAAACAAGAAGCTCACGTAAAGCTGATCCGCGATGATGGCGGATGGATCACGACGAGGGAAGGAATCAAGAAACATAATGACCGCTGGCAGAAACAATTCAAAGCGGTCAAGGTCAAAGGTCGAAAGGGCAAAACACGAGATACCATGCACTTTACCTTTTCCGCTGGTGCAGACCAAACGCCAGAGAACCGCGAGAAGGTTTTGGCGGCTGCCCAGGCCGTGGCTAAGAAGCATTTCAAGGGGCATGAATATGTAATTGGTTTGCATCAAGACGCAAAACATCCACATGTTCATGTTTTGCTGAATACGCATCCGAAGCTGCGGGAAAAGGGAAAGACACAAAAATTTCATTATACAAACAGCGTGCGAGAGGAATCCCGCAAGGACTTTGGACGAGAGCTTTCTATGCGCGGCCTTGAGCATATAGCCACCCGTAAATCTCAAGAAAAGCCACCTCATCTACATGAACAGATAGGAAAGCAACTGGCTTCGCTAGAGCGCCGAGAGAGGCAATTTCAGCGGGGGATGAAACGAAAAGCGCCACGCCGGGATGTTCCAGGCCACCGCGAAGCAGTGCGCAAACAGCTTGGCAGGATGCAGACGGCCATTGATAAAGCCTCCTGGGGAACCATGCAGAAAGGTGAAGCTCAAAAGGCCGTTAGAAACTTTTCCAAAGACTTTGAACGGAGGCATAAGAAATTGAATGTCCACGAACTCAATTCAACCATGCGGAGTATAGAAGGTAACGTGAAAGGTCTTGAAAATGATTCCGAAGACGCACGCGGGATGAAGGGTAGCAACAAGCGTCAAAGAGGCAAGACAATAGAGAATTTGGGCAAGACCGGGCTAGGACAAATTGAGCGGGCAAGAAAGGCTATTCGAGAAAGCAAGCAGCTTCCCAAGGAGCAACGGCTGGATGCGTTGAAATTGCTCAAGGGTCATGAGCGGTCAATCCATAAGGCGATGGGAAGAAGCAAAGGGCGTTAG
- a CDS encoding type IA DNA topoisomerase, producing the protein MGKQLVICEKPDQARTYAAVLGSPKRQNGYVEVGNFVFTWAIGHLFRLCDPGEVNEAWAGPWDIEKLPMLPDRISRKVGDSVKSQWAVVKKLLKSSDVSEVVNGCDAGREGELIFRECYEESGCKKPVKRLWVSDYTPEAVRKAFDSLKDGAAFQGLADAARSRAEADWLIGMNLSRLFTLKADEKISVGRVQIPTLGLLVQREQDITNFKARDFWRVTIEFQDKGFATWHKPTEFKETRIFSEDDARGVVIRSRKGDVGKVMSSEGKEGKTNAPLCYDLGSLQMDMNKRHGLTAEQTLKLAQALYEKHKLLTYPRTDCQFLSSELFADLHGHLDAIMDFLPEESQAARERMATEGLKGFRVVNDKRITDHHAIIPTKKAPILAELTEDERRVYETVSRRFCAAFMPPATFMNSVAWIEVGGERFKAEGKVFLDRGWINAEPWRIAIDKPMPALTEGQEVRIAKVQMPMDKTKPPKRFSEADLLKAMITAGKDVEDEDLSKIMRETKGLGTSATRAEIIETLIRRQYAERKAKALLPTAKGRAAFGLIFKLCPQVTNPVMTGEWEHALERMENGTLKRAVFASELHKFISGVVDVVKSSNEAYSGPRTAKKECLALGKCPICGGKVVSMPKSYSCENWNREGNKCPFTIWKLFRGQTLKESHAKALLTKGKIRNPMTFKAKESGKKYKAYVILQKDGSTGVEFANRR; encoded by the coding sequence ATGGGCAAGCAATTAGTAATCTGCGAAAAGCCGGATCAGGCCCGCACATACGCCGCTGTCTTGGGCTCTCCCAAGCGTCAAAATGGCTATGTCGAGGTCGGTAATTTTGTTTTCACATGGGCAATCGGACACCTCTTTCGTCTTTGCGATCCAGGCGAAGTAAATGAAGCATGGGCCGGACCGTGGGATATAGAAAAGTTGCCCATGCTGCCGGATCGGATCAGTCGTAAAGTCGGTGACAGCGTGAAATCACAATGGGCCGTAGTCAAAAAGCTGCTCAAGTCGTCGGACGTTTCCGAGGTCGTAAACGGCTGCGATGCTGGTCGAGAAGGCGAGTTGATTTTCAGGGAATGTTACGAGGAAAGCGGTTGCAAAAAGCCGGTCAAGCGACTGTGGGTTTCCGACTATACCCCCGAAGCTGTACGCAAAGCATTTGATAGCCTAAAAGACGGCGCGGCATTCCAAGGTCTTGCCGATGCCGCCAGAAGCCGTGCCGAGGCCGACTGGCTGATTGGGATGAACCTTTCTCGCCTTTTCACACTCAAGGCCGACGAAAAAATCAGCGTTGGGCGTGTCCAGATTCCAACCCTCGGACTCCTGGTACAACGAGAGCAGGATATTACAAATTTTAAAGCCCGTGATTTTTGGCGTGTCACAATCGAATTTCAAGACAAAGGCTTTGCAACGTGGCACAAACCCACGGAATTCAAAGAAACACGCATATTTTCAGAAGATGATGCTAGGGGCGTTGTTATCCGTTCGCGTAAAGGCGATGTGGGCAAAGTTATGTCCAGTGAAGGGAAGGAAGGTAAAACCAACGCGCCGCTTTGCTATGATCTCGGATCATTGCAAATGGACATGAACAAACGCCACGGGTTAACAGCAGAACAAACCCTCAAACTCGCACAAGCCTTGTATGAAAAGCACAAGCTTCTCACATATCCTCGGACGGATTGCCAATTTTTGTCGTCCGAGCTTTTTGCAGACCTACACGGCCACTTGGATGCAATTATGGACTTTTTACCCGAAGAGTCCCAGGCCGCCCGCGAACGAATGGCAACAGAAGGATTAAAAGGGTTCCGTGTCGTTAATGACAAAAGGATCACAGATCATCACGCGATTATCCCGACCAAAAAAGCTCCGATTCTGGCGGAGCTCACGGAAGATGAAAGGCGTGTCTACGAAACGGTAAGCCGCCGATTCTGCGCGGCCTTTATGCCACCGGCCACGTTCATGAATTCTGTGGCTTGGATCGAAGTGGGTGGTGAACGCTTTAAGGCCGAAGGCAAGGTGTTTTTAGATCGTGGATGGATCAACGCGGAGCCGTGGCGAATAGCCATTGATAAGCCCATGCCCGCGCTTACCGAAGGGCAAGAAGTTCGGATTGCAAAGGTTCAAATGCCTATGGACAAAACCAAACCTCCAAAGCGTTTTTCGGAGGCCGATCTTCTGAAAGCGATGATTACTGCCGGAAAGGATGTTGAAGACGAGGACCTTTCCAAAATTATGCGAGAGACAAAAGGGCTAGGCACGTCTGCCACCCGTGCAGAAATCATCGAAACATTGATTCGCAGGCAATATGCCGAACGTAAGGCGAAGGCATTGCTGCCCACGGCCAAGGGCCGGGCGGCCTTTGGGTTAATTTTCAAACTTTGCCCCCAGGTCACAAACCCCGTAATGACAGGAGAATGGGAACACGCCCTGGAACGTATGGAAAACGGGACGTTGAAAAGAGCCGTATTTGCCTCAGAACTGCATAAATTCATTTCTGGCGTAGTCGATGTTGTTAAAAGTTCAAACGAGGCATACAGCGGCCCTAGGACGGCAAAAAAAGAGTGTTTAGCACTAGGCAAGTGCCCTATTTGTGGCGGAAAAGTCGTTTCCATGCCGAAATCGTATTCCTGCGAAAACTGGAACAGAGAAGGAAACAAGTGCCCATTCACAATTTGGAAGCTGTTTCGTGGTCAAACTCTCAAAGAGTCCCATGCAAAGGCGCTGCTGACAAAAGGAAAAATCCGAAATCCAATGACGTTTAAGGCCAAAGAATCCGGCAAAAAATACAAAGCCTATGTAATACTACAAAAAGATGGTTCTACAGGTGTTGAATTTGCCAACCGACGATAA
- a CDS encoding lytic transglycosylase domain-containing protein: MILRTMPLLLILVFVAPFQGATKTADFGFAEAGERYSIDPLLIEAISWVESHHNPTAINQNRSGSVDRGHMQINSRYWRDNKWVWWGSLETDPAYCTMVGAWILAQEIERWGDTWAGVEAYNTGKSVAAHLDRGDERRAIIAEEYRKKVQARFQKLTHKRRTTWASN; this comes from the coding sequence ATGATCCTGCGGACCATGCCTTTGCTTTTGATTTTGGTTTTTGTGGCTCCGTTCCAGGGCGCCACAAAAACAGCGGACTTTGGTTTTGCCGAAGCCGGGGAGAGATATAGCATTGATCCGTTGTTGATCGAGGCGATTTCCTGGGTGGAATCGCACCACAATCCCACAGCTATTAATCAAAATCGTTCCGGCTCTGTAGATCGAGGGCATATGCAAATAAATTCTCGATACTGGCGGGATAACAAGTGGGTTTGGTGGGGGTCGTTGGAAACAGACCCCGCCTATTGCACGATGGTAGGAGCATGGATTTTAGCGCAAGAAATTGAGCGGTGGGGAGACACCTGGGCAGGGGTCGAAGCCTACAATACGGGAAAATCCGTGGCCGCGCATCTGGATAGAGGAGATGAACGCCGGGCCATCATCGCGGAGGAATACCGCAAAAAGGTTCAAGCTCGTTTCCAGAAACTAACACACAAACGGAGGACAACATGGGCAAGCAATTAG